From a region of the Myroides sp. JBRI-B21084 genome:
- a CDS encoding YeeE/YedE family protein, translating into MDWILQPWPWYISGPLITLTMFILLVVGKNFGMSANLRTLCTICGANKTCDFFCFDWKLQRWNLLVMLGAIIGGFIATHYLSDNQIPNINQQTIEQLHQMGIESAGSTYTPIELFGSEALSSPKTIIILLIGGVLVGFGSRYAGGCTSGHSISGISNLQIPSLIATIGFFIGGLIMVHVIFPFIF; encoded by the coding sequence ATGGATTGGATTTTACAACCTTGGCCTTGGTATATTAGTGGCCCTTTAATTACTTTAACAATGTTTATATTGTTAGTTGTTGGTAAAAATTTTGGTATGTCGGCAAATTTGCGAACATTATGTACTATTTGTGGCGCCAATAAAACCTGTGACTTTTTTTGCTTTGATTGGAAACTGCAACGTTGGAATTTGTTAGTAATGCTTGGTGCAATTATTGGTGGATTTATTGCAACGCATTATTTATCGGACAACCAAATACCAAATATAAACCAACAAACTATTGAACAATTACACCAAATGGGTATAGAAAGCGCGGGATCAACCTACACACCAATTGAACTATTTGGTTCTGAAGCACTATCATCTCCTAAAACAATTATTATTTTATTAATTGGAGGTGTTTTAGTAGGTTTTGGATCGCGTTATGCTGGTGGTTGCACCTCGGGGCATTCAATATCTGGTATTAGCAACTTACAAATACCATCGCTTATTGCTACCATAGGTTTTTTTATTGGTGGTTTAATAATGGTACATGTCATTTTTCCTTTCATTTTTTAA
- the trxB gene encoding thioredoxin-disulfide reductase, translating into MSTTIETVKCLIIGSGPAGYTAAIYAARANMNPVLYQGMQPGGQLTTTNEVENFPGYPDGVTGPEMMMQLQAQAKRFGTDVRDGFATKVDLTGDIKKVWINDTIEVHAKTVIISTGATAKYLGLPSEQHYLQMGGGVSACAVCDGFFYRNQEVVIVGAGDSACEEAHYLSHLCKKVTMLVRSEKFRASKIMEERVKNTANIEILMSTEIDEVLGDGQIVNGVRVVNSSTGEKHEIAVTGVFVAIGHKPNTDIFAGQLTMDETGYLITEGKTSKTNIPGVFACGDVQDKDYRQAITAAGSGCIAALDAERYIASL; encoded by the coding sequence ATGTCAACAACAATAGAAACAGTGAAATGTTTAATTATTGGTTCGGGACCAGCAGGTTATACTGCGGCTATATATGCTGCACGTGCTAATATGAATCCGGTTTTATATCAAGGAATGCAACCAGGCGGACAGCTAACAACAACTAACGAGGTTGAAAACTTTCCGGGTTATCCAGACGGTGTTACCGGACCAGAAATGATGATGCAATTGCAAGCACAAGCAAAACGCTTTGGTACCGATGTACGAGATGGTTTTGCAACAAAAGTTGATTTAACAGGCGATATTAAAAAAGTTTGGATAAACGATACTATTGAAGTTCATGCTAAAACTGTAATTATTTCAACTGGTGCAACAGCAAAATATTTAGGTTTACCTTCAGAACAACATTATTTGCAAATGGGTGGGGGTGTATCTGCTTGTGCTGTATGCGATGGTTTTTTCTACCGTAATCAAGAGGTTGTTATAGTTGGTGCAGGCGATTCAGCTTGTGAAGAAGCACACTATTTATCACATTTGTGTAAAAAAGTTACCATGTTGGTACGTTCTGAAAAGTTTCGCGCATCAAAAATCATGGAAGAACGCGTTAAAAATACAGCAAATATTGAAATTTTAATGAGTACCGAAATTGATGAAGTTTTAGGTGATGGACAAATTGTAAATGGTGTACGCGTTGTAAATTCTTCAACTGGCGAAAAACATGAAATTGCAGTAACCGGTGTTTTTGTAGCTATTGGTCACAAACCAAATACCGATATTTTTGCAGGTCAATTAACAATGGATGAAACTGGATATTTAATTACCGAAGGGAAAACATCTAAAACAAATATTCCTGGCGTTTTTGCTTGTGGCGATGTACAAGATAAAGATTACCGCCAAGCAATTACAGCTGCCGGATCGGGTTGTATTGCAGCTTTAGATGCCGAACGTTATATAGCAAGTTTATAA
- a CDS encoding ABC transporter ATP-binding protein, whose translation MLQLNQLSFSYQNSLVINHVSFQLSSGKSYALIGASGSGKSTLLKLIYGLLDANSGSIFWNDTQILGPAYHLVPGMDFIKYLAQDFDLMPFVSVEENVGRFLSNFYLKEKKQRVAELLELVGMTEFANVKAKFLSGGQMQRTALAKVLALQPQVLLLDEPFSHIDFHLKSQLAQHVFDYCKSNGITVIYTSHTPNEILMFSDEVLVMQAGKLIEKQTTINVYKNPKSIYSAQLTGEINSIPARYFGFDNDETFLLRPHELVVDSTGFEVTVTACNFVGSYYVISANLNDVSVKIQSNESIEIEKKIKISITS comes from the coding sequence ATGTTGCAGCTTAATCAACTTTCTTTTTCATATCAAAATTCTTTAGTTATAAACCATGTAAGTTTTCAGCTTAGTAGTGGAAAATCTTATGCTTTGATAGGGGCAAGTGGCAGCGGAAAATCTACCTTATTAAAGCTTATTTATGGTTTGTTAGATGCTAATTCAGGTTCTATTTTTTGGAACGATACTCAAATTTTAGGTCCGGCATATCATTTAGTTCCAGGTATGGATTTTATAAAATATTTGGCACAAGATTTTGATTTAATGCCCTTTGTTTCGGTAGAAGAAAATGTAGGACGATTTCTTTCTAATTTCTATCTAAAAGAAAAAAAACAACGTGTGGCAGAATTACTAGAATTAGTAGGTATGACCGAATTTGCAAATGTTAAAGCTAAGTTTTTAAGTGGCGGACAAATGCAACGCACAGCGCTAGCAAAGGTTTTGGCATTGCAACCTCAAGTGTTGTTACTTGATGAGCCTTTCTCACATATCGATTTTCATCTTAAATCACAATTAGCGCAACATGTGTTTGATTATTGTAAAAGCAATGGAATAACGGTTATTTACACTTCGCACACACCTAATGAAATTTTAATGTTTTCTGATGAGGTTTTGGTTATGCAAGCAGGTAAATTAATTGAAAAACAAACTACAATTAATGTTTATAAAAATCCTAAAAGTATATATTCTGCGCAATTAACAGGAGAAATTAATAGTATTCCAGCTAGATATTTTGGTTTTGATAACGATGAAACTTTTTTATTAAGACCTCATGAATTAGTTGTTGATTCCACAGGATTTGAAGTTACTGTTACTGCTTGTAATTTTGTAGGTTCGTACTATGTAATAAGTGCTAATTTAAATGATGTTTCTGTGAAAATTCAAAGCAATGAATCAATAGAAATTGAAAAAAAAATAAAAATCTCAATTACCTCA